One segment of Cutaneotrichosporon cavernicola HIS019 DNA, chromosome: 4 DNA contains the following:
- a CDS encoding uncharacterized protein (RNA recognition motif) has protein sequence MAQQSKKQQKAAAFRARQKAKVDAISDVPEADPVEVDEEAVAPEPEGKRKRKRDDADEDAEDTDKDKSKSKDKGKSKETVEEKDKPKKTKESKQRFILFIGNLGFKTTRDAVAAHFAKELGRTPSVRLLTEKATGRAPPKSRGIAFLELSTSAELQTCLRLHHSQLGGRQINVELTAGGGGKGDTRKAKLAERNKRVGGQRERRAEREKEAGGEEAEAGIGEGKAAWEETEKDEDAPAGYKMRGGRRVKVKGKDERPAKRARNDVSGWEARGASGGSAARGRKKWEPTGANAVRVG, from the exons ATGGCCCAGCAGTCCAAGAAGCAGCAAAAGGCGGCGGCATTCCGCGCGCGGCAGAAAgccaaggtcgacgcgATCTCGGACGTGCCAGAGGCTGATCctgtcgaggtcgacgaggaggccgtcGCGCCCGAGCCGGAgggcaagcgcaagcgcaagcgcgacgacgccgacgaggacgccgaggacacggacaaggacaagagcaagagcaaggacaaggggAAGAGCAAGGAAacggtcgaggagaaggataAGCCCAAGAAGACCAAGGAGTCGAAGCAGCGCTTCATCCTGTTCATCG gcaaCTTGGGGTTCAAGACGACGCGCGATGCCGTGGCTGCCCACTTTGCCAAGGAGTTGG gCCGCACGCCATCTGTCCGCCTACTCACGGAGAAGGCGACGGGCCGTGCGCCGCCCAAGTCGCGCGGCATCGCAttcctcgagctcagcACCAGTGCCGAGCTCCAGACTTGCCTGCGGCTGCATCACTCACAGCTCGGAGGGAGGCAGATCAACGTCGAGCTGACTgctggcggaggaggcaAGGGCGATAcgcgcaaggccaagctcgcggaACGCAACAAGCGTGTTGGCGGGCAGCGTGAgcggcgcgccgagcgcgagaaggaggccggtggagaggaggccgaggcagGGATTGGAGAGGGCAAGGCTGCGTGGGAGGAGACtgagaaggacgaggacgcacCGGCCGGGTACAAGATGCGCGGGGGACGGCGtgtcaaggtcaagggcaag GACGAGAGACCTGCCAAACGCGCACGTAACGATGTGTCTGGGTGggaggcgcgcggcgcttCGGGAGGATCTGCCGCGCGTGGGCGGAAGAAGTGGGAGCCGACGGGCGCGAATGCGGTCCGGGTGGGATAG